Proteins co-encoded in one Nonomuraea helvata genomic window:
- a CDS encoding ABC transporter ATP-binding protein, whose translation MGVEVVVDGLTKSFGRQVIWEDVSLTLPAGEISVLLGPSGTGKSVFLKTLVGLLRPDRGHIWIDGYDLANCNENKLYELRRLFGVLFQDGALFGSLNLYDNIAFPLREHTKKSESQIRQIVMEKVELVGLIGSESKLPGEISGGMRKRAGLARALVLDPEIILFDEPDSGLDPVRTALLNQTIVDLNAEIEATFLIVTHDINTARTVPDSIGMLFRRELVMFGPREMLLSSEEPVVRQFLNARRHGPIGMSEEKDLSELEAEAQMGLDPGVLPPIPPQLMPTGNRIRRTQQPPGTWLAANGVIPPPGSFVDERGRNWLEEYPRLVNAYLHGTR comes from the coding sequence GTGGGAGTCGAAGTCGTGGTCGACGGGTTGACCAAGTCGTTCGGCCGGCAGGTCATCTGGGAGGACGTCTCGCTCACGCTGCCCGCGGGCGAGATCTCCGTCCTGCTCGGCCCTTCCGGCACCGGAAAATCGGTCTTCCTCAAGACGCTGGTCGGCCTGCTGCGGCCGGATCGCGGTCACATCTGGATCGACGGCTACGACCTGGCCAACTGCAACGAGAACAAGCTGTACGAGCTGCGCCGGCTGTTCGGCGTGCTCTTCCAGGATGGCGCGCTGTTCGGCTCGCTCAACCTCTACGACAACATCGCCTTCCCGCTGCGCGAGCACACCAAGAAGAGCGAGTCGCAGATCCGCCAGATCGTGATGGAGAAGGTCGAGCTGGTCGGCCTGATCGGCTCCGAGTCGAAGCTGCCCGGGGAGATCTCCGGTGGCATGCGCAAGCGTGCGGGGCTGGCCAGGGCGCTGGTGCTGGATCCGGAGATCATCCTGTTCGACGAGCCCGACTCCGGCCTCGACCCGGTCCGCACCGCGCTGCTCAACCAGACCATCGTCGACCTCAACGCCGAGATCGAGGCGACGTTCCTGATCGTGACGCACGACATCAACACCGCCCGTACCGTCCCCGACAGCATCGGGATGCTGTTCAGGCGCGAGCTGGTCATGTTCGGCCCGCGCGAGATGCTGCTGTCGAGCGAGGAGCCGGTGGTGCGGCAGTTCCTCAACGCCAGGAGGCACGGCCCGATCGGGATGTCGGAGGAGAAGGACCTCTCCGAGCTGGAGGCCGAGGCTCAGATGGGGCTCGACCCCGGCGTGCTGCCGCCGATCCCGCCGCAGCTCATGCCGACCGGCAACCGGATCCGCCGTACGCAGCAGCCTCCGGGCACGTGGCTGGCGGCCAACGGGGTGATCCCGCCGCCGGGATCGTTCGTGGACGAACGCGGTCGTAACTGGCTGGAGGAGTACCCCCGGCTCGTCAACGCGTACCTCCACGGCACCCGCTGA
- a CDS encoding TetR/AcrR family transcriptional regulator: MDAARALFAELGFERTTIRAVAKAAEVDPALVMQYFGSKRQLFQQAVRVTPVGDGELTAEELVEQLLGTLNVKLGALPQSSLAMMRSMLTHPEAAASARQVLGSQIDRLAEAIPAEDARLRAALMTTIMLGIAVGHQLLELEELREVPQEEIARLLRPSLRALTGGPEVS, from the coding sequence TTGGATGCCGCCCGGGCGCTCTTCGCCGAGCTGGGCTTCGAGCGGACCACCATCAGGGCCGTCGCCAAGGCGGCCGAGGTCGACCCCGCCCTCGTGATGCAGTACTTCGGCAGCAAGCGGCAGCTCTTCCAGCAGGCCGTACGGGTGACCCCGGTCGGCGACGGCGAGCTGACCGCCGAGGAGCTCGTCGAACAACTGCTCGGCACGCTCAACGTGAAGCTGGGCGCGCTGCCGCAGAGCTCGCTGGCGATGATGCGGTCCATGCTCACCCACCCCGAGGCGGCCGCGTCGGCGCGGCAGGTGCTGGGGAGCCAGATCGACCGGCTGGCGGAGGCCATTCCCGCGGAGGACGCGCGGCTGCGCGCGGCGCTGATGACGACGATCATGCTCGGCATCGCCGTCGGGCACCAGCTGCTGGAGCTCGAAGAGCTGCGCGAGGTGCCGCAGGAGGAGATCGCGCGGCTCCTGCGGCCCAGCCTGCGGGCGCTGACCGGCGGCCCGGAGGTTTCATAA